The Cryptococcus deuterogattii R265 chromosome 3, complete sequence genome has a segment encoding these proteins:
- a CDS encoding racemase — MPKQWPTIVKLETFIPSAHGSGGDYHRQGGDHWIVQGNISCPMHKYEEYKVSRTSWGIGVLGSIFVKVHASDGTVGYATGFGGPPACWLIEEHFKRFIVGQDPRDTNKMWDQMFRASMFYGRKGLPLAAISVVDLAIWDLLGKIRGEPIYKMIGGRTKKDIPLYLTGPRPEVAKKLGFWGSKVALPHGPPDGHEGIRKNVQYLKACKEAVGPDYPVQVDCYMSLDVPYTIALIKACEKAGVEINWWEEVLHPDDFDGHVKLKEALPYVKFTTGEHEYSKYGFRKLIENRAVDIIQPDVMWLGGLTELIKVAAMAAAYDIPVVPHGSGPYSFQAIMSFPNSDFCEYIANSPDGKSIEPSFGNLFLNEVLPHNGRIDLTDEPGFGLELNPSAELVPYKSFFTPSKGLGAAGEVEDDGKVEVNGMH; from the exons ATGCCTAAGCAGTGGCCTACTATC GTTAAACTTGAGACTTTCATTCCCAGTGCCCATGGTTCTGGTGGTGACTATCACCG CCAAGGCGGTGATCATTGGA TCGTCCAAGGGAACATTTCATGTCCTATGCACAAATACGAAGAGTACAAAGTCTCCCGAACTTCCTGGGGTATTGGCGTCCTCGGTAGTATTTTCG TGAAGGTGCATGCCTCTGATGGTACTGTCGGTTATGCGACTGGTTTCGGTGGCCCCCCCGCCTGTTGGCTCATCGAAGAGCACTTCAAACGATTCATTGTCGGGCAAGATCCTCGAGACACCAACAAAATGTGGGATCAGATGTTCCGAGCTTCCATGTTCTACGGCCGAAAAG GTCTCCCTCTCGCTGCCATCTCCGTTGTCGATCTCGCCATTTGGGATCTCCTCGGCAAGATTCGCGGTGAACCTATCTACAAAATGATCGGTGGTCGAACCAAGAAAGATATTCCTCTCTACCTTACCGGTCCCCGTCCTGAGGtcgccaagaagctcggTTTCTGGGGATCCAAGGTCGCCCTCCCTCACGGCCCTCCCGACGGACATGAAGGTATCAGGAAGAATGTGCAATATTTGAAGGCCTGTAAGGAGGCGGTCGGGCCGGATTATCCTGTGCAGGTAGACTGTTATATGAGTCTGGATGTGCCTTATACTATTGCGCTGATCAAA GCTTGTGAGAAAGCCGGCGTCGAGATTAActggtgggaagaggttcTTCATCCTGATGACTTCGACGGGCAtgtcaagctcaaggaagCTCTTCCTTATGTCAAATTCACCACTGGCGAACATGAGTATTCCAA GTATGGTTTCCGAAAACTCATTGAAAACCGCGCTGTCGACATTATCCAACCCGACGTAATGTGGCTTGGTGGTCTTACCGAGTTGATCAAAGTTGCCGC GATGGCCGCTGCATACGATATCCCCGTCGTTCCCCATGGTTCTGGTCCATACTCCTTCCAAGCTATCATGTCTTTCCCCAATTCTGATTTCTGCGAGTACATC GCTAACTCTCCGGACGGAAAATCCATCGAACCCTCTTTTGGTAACTTATTCCTCAACGAAGTCCTCCCCCACAATGGTCGTATCGACCTCACGGACGAACCCGGATTTGGGCTCGAACTCAACCCTTCGGCCGAGCTTGTGCCCTATAAGAGCTTCTTCACACCTTCCAAGGGTTTGGGTGCTGCtggagaagttgaggatgatgggaaggtggaggttaaTGGTATGCATTAA
- a CDS encoding glucose 1-dehydrogenase — protein sequence MSFGLLQGKVVAITGCSTGIGRAIAIGAAKNGANVVLHHLGDSTASDIAQVQEECEQAGAKTVVVPGDIAEAKTANEIVSAAVSSFSRIDVLVSNAGICPFHSFLDLPHPLWKRVQDVNLNGAFYVVQAVANQMAKQEPKGGSIVAVSSISALMGGGEQCHYTPTKAGIKSLMESCAIALGPMGIRCNSVLPGTIETDINKEDLSNPEKRADQIRRVPLGRLGKPEDLVGPALFFASDLSNYCTGASMLVDGGMAISLQ from the exons ATGTCCTTCGGTTTACTCCAGGGTAAAGTCGTCGCCATCACAGGCTGCTCAACAGGTATCGGGCGAGCCATTGCCATTG GGGCTGCAAAAAACGGGGCCAATGTGGTCCTGCACCATCTTGGAGATTCGACCGCCAGCGATATCGCTCAAGtccaagaagaatgtgAACAAGCTGGTGCAAAGACTGTGGTGGTACCAGGTGACATTGCTGAAGCTAAAACTGCCAACGAA ATCGTCTCAGCAGCcgtctcctccttctcccgcaTCGACGTTCTGGTCTCTAATGCCGGTATCTGccccttccactcctttCTCGACCTCCCTCACCCTTTATGGAAACGCGTACAAGATGTCAACCTCAACGGTGCTTTCTATGTCGTTCAAGCGGTCGCTAATCAGATGGCAAAGCAAGAGCCCAAAGGGGGGAGTATCGTTGCGGTGAGCAGTATCTCGGCTTTGatgggaggtggagagcAGTGTCATTACACACCAACAAAAGCCGGGATCAAGAGTTTGATGGAGAGTTGTGCGATTGCGTTGGGGCCAATGGGAATTAGGTGTAACTCTGTTCTCCCTG GAACCATCGAAACGGATATCAACAAAGAAGACCTGTCCAACCCCGAAAAACGAGCAGACCAAATTCGACGCGTCCCCCTTGGCAGACTGGGAAAGCCTGAAGATCTAGTAGGACCTGCCCTATTCTTCGCGAGTGATTTGAGCAACTATTGCACGGGAGCGAGCATGCTGGTAGATGGTGGAATGGCAATTTCTCTTCAGTAA
- a CDS encoding alpha-L-rhamnosidase, translating to MVTSEEQRTINSLQANWVWVPNWIDSSSDNSAARLVSFTRSFSLSSIPTSAVLYFSADTRYKLLINGERVVVGPTKGHSSIWYYETFDIAPYLKKGQNDVEFLVIRYFASSRGGMPFERTTFPGLTVVGEVGDVDLRSKEGWEAVVDQSRVYPTGLVDDVFLHINERVSATSSRTTPLTPIPYSLKTLNGELPPWRLRPRSIPLPESSPITVNCIHACQSPIPPSDWFTLFDSSKPLILPAGTSHSLDIQAEVHSTAFTKWSFFSEKGSEVKFRLTYSEGYELDPRQYPWLRTKGDRLDSKNGHLLGPYDEVTLQLSPGQSVIYEPFWFRTFRLIRLQIEVGDQPIKLMSFEAVQVNYPIGVKAEWKEPAMKENEKIWEVSIRTLRNCMFDGYSDCPFYEQLQYSGDSRSVGLFHYLLSGDDRLMRQAITNFAASVTPEGLTQSRFPSHVPQIIAAFSLYWILQISDHYLYFGDTPYTKSFVPKIDGVLAFFDSHIDELGLVSGISEDVWQYCDWVTSWSATEDHPDKGVPTSGRKSNRHTYLSLLYAYVLKQAAVLLRQVGRAGNAMEYEERAEAIIEAIKKHCYDGEFFTDSTADIADDLAYSQHCQVFATLAGVITPSQASQLLTKAFFNPKFSKCSYVMIFYALRAFAIAGDETYQRFYKTIWNPWRKMLKNNLTTWEEDDVRQRSDCHAWGSVPVYEFCTEVAGIQPLEPGCRKILFKPRLSLSDELEAKIALGKDNLAVVKWWEEGGKKIVTLVLEKPVMVAVQKPGEKQEENDEPMTSLRLIYLIQRINVIRLFRSHKVLVAKKRQ from the exons ATGGTCACCTCTGAAGAGCAACGG ACGATAAACAGTCTCCAAGCAAACTGGGTCTGGGTTCCCAACTGGATCGACTCCTCGTCTGACAACTCTGCCGCTCGCCTTGTCTCTTTCACCCGCTCGTTTAGCTTGTCCTCTATCCCCACTTCTGCCGTACTCTACTTCTCGGCCGATACACGGTACAAACTCCTCATCAACGGCGAGAGAGTTGTGGTTGGTCCCACAAAAGGTCATTCAAGTATTTGGTACTACGAGACATTTGATATCGCTCCgtatttgaagaaggggcagAATGATGTTGAGTTTTTGGTGATTAGGTACTTTGCGAGTTCGAGAGGGGGAATGCCCTTTGAAAGGACAACGTTTCCGGGGCTGACGGTGGTTGGAGAAGTTGGAGATGTGGATTTGAGGTCAAAAGAGGGGTGGGAGGCGGTGGTGGATCAGAGTAGGGTATATCCTACTGGTttggtggatgatgtcTTCCTTCAT ATCAACGAACGAGTTTCAGCTACCTCTTCCCGAACCACACCCTTGACACCCATCCCCTACTCGCTCAAAACTCTTAACGGCGAGCTGCCCCCATGGCGTCTTCGTCCGAGATCAATCCCCCTACCCGAAAGTAGCCCGATCACCGTCAACTGCATTCACGCATGCCAAAGCCCTATTCCTCCTTCCGATTGGTTCACCCTCTTCGACAGTTCAAAAcccctcattcttccaGCTGGAACGTCTCATTCTCTCGACATTCAAGCCGAAGTCCACTCTACAGCCTTCACAAAATGGAGTTTCTTCTCCGAGAAAGGTTCAGAGGTGAAATTCAGGCTGACGTACTCTGAGGGATATGAACTCGATCCGAGACAGTATCCATGGTTACGCACCAAAGGCGATCGTCTCGACTCAAAGAATGGGCACCTCCTTGGTCCTTACGATGAGGTTACCCTCCAACTCTCTCCAGGCCAGTCGGTCATTTACGAGCCTTTCTGGTTTCGGACCTTCCGCCTTATCCGACTCCAGATTGAGGTGGGAGACCAGCCAATCAAATTAATGTCATTTGAAGCTGTGCAGGTCAATTATCCGATAGGAGTCAAGGCAGAGTGGAAGGAGCCAGcgatgaaggagaatgagaagatCTGGGAAGTATCGATTAGAACTTTAAGGAATTGTATGTTTGATGGGTATTCGGACTGTCCATTTTACGAGCAGTTACA ATATTCCGGCGACAGTCGATCTGTCGGATTATTCCACTATCTTCTTTCAGGCGACGATCGTCTCATGCGTCAAGCAATAACAAATTTTGCAGCTTCAGTCACTCCTGAAGGCCTCACCCAATCCCGTTTCCCATCACACGTCCCGCAAATCATCGccgccttctctctctACTGGATCTTACAGATATCCGACCATTACCTATACTTTGGCGATACACCTTACACCAAATCATTCGTCCCCAAGATTGATGGTGTCCTGGCATTTTTCGACTCACATATCGATGAGCTTGGGCTCGTAAGTGGGATTTCGGAGGATGTATGGCAGTATTGTGACTGGGTGACCAGCTGGTCTGCAACGGAGGATCATCCGGATAAAGGTGTACCTACCTCTGGGCGAAAATCGAATCGACATACCTACCTGAGTCTCCTCTATGCGTACGTTCTGAAGCAAGCGGCTGTGCTCCTGAGACAGGTAGGAAGAGCGGGAAATGCAATGGAGTATGAAGAGCGTGCTGAGGCTATTATCGAGGCTATCAAGAAACACTGTTACGATGGAGAGTTCTTCACAGACTCTACAGCTGATATCGCGGACGATCTTGCGTACTCCCAACACTGTCAAGTATTCGCTACCCTTGCAGGCGTTATCACTCCCTCTCAAGCATCCCAGCTCCTTACAAAAGCATTCTTCAACCCCAAGTTCTCCAAATGTTCCTATGTCATGATCTTTTACGCCCTTCGCGCCTTTGCTATCGCCGGCGACGAGACTTACCAGCGTTTCTACAAGACAATCTGGAATCcatggaggaagatgttgaaaaATAACCTTACCACctgggaggaagacgacgTTAGGCAGCGGTCAGACTGCCATGCATGGGGGAGTGTACCGGTCTATGAGTTTTGTACGGAAGTCGCTGGAATACAGCCGTTAGAACCTGGGTGTAGAAAGATCCTCTTCAAACCTCGCCTTTCTTTGAGTGACGAGTTGGAGGCAAAGATTGCGCTGGGGAAGGATAATTTGGCGGTGGTGAAGtggtgggaggaaggaggaaaaaagattGTGACGTTGGTCTTGGAGAAACCAGTGATGGTTGCGGTTCAAAAGCCGGGGGAAaagcaagaggagaatgatgagCCCATGACGAGTTTGAGATTAATTT ATTTGATTCAAAGAATCAACGTCATAAGATTGTTTCGTTCACATAAAGTGCTCGTAGCTAAAAAGAGGCAATG a